Part of the Bacillota bacterium genome is shown below.
AGTTGCTGCCGCATTCGAAATTTATGGGGTGCTCAGACATTTCAAATTCGACTATGTTACTTCGACACCAGTCGATTTTTAAATTCAGCCGATGTCTTCCTGGTGGTACGTTTAATTCAATCTGCTGACCATTACTTATTGTCCCAACCACTTCATCATTGAGCACAACTTTGTATGCACGAACCCTGTCCACGAATCCTGAGTCTCGTTTGATTCTTATCATTTAATCACTCCTAACATAGTGACTACTGTCCTGGCTGGTAATATCTATCTTCAGCCATTTCCTACACCCAACTCAAGAAATTGAGAAGTCTCCATTTTCAACACAGAAAGCAGCTCCAAGATCACTCTTGTTTTTAGTCAGACAGGCCTGTTCCAATTCAGGACTTAAAGAACTCCAGAACCCGATTGTTGAAGTCCTTCGCTTCTTCATAAGCTCCGTGACCCAATTCAGGATATATGTGAAGCTGGCTATTGGAAATAGCTTCAGCCATCTCCTTCTGTACCTCTTCTCCTCCAACAATGTTATCCTGGGCCCCGCCTATTACCAGTGTGGGGCACTGGATTTTACTCAGTTCAGGGTAAGCATTGTGGGTAAGACATGAGTTGGCCTGAATAAGAAACCGCTCTTGGGATTGGGGTTTGCCAGTCATTTTCACTAGCCAGAAAAAGGGACGCCACTTCTTAAGGCCCTTCTCAGAGTAAGTCTTCAACATTGTGTCCACCGCCAGATCCCCATAGCGCTTTTGCTCAGCCATTTCAATCCAACTGTTAACTACTCTTTGTAACGTTTCGTTCTGACGGGACACCGATACCACAATGGCCAATTTACGGACTTTTTGTGGGAAATCTACCGCCAGCCACTGGGATATCATACCCCCCTGGGACACACCCATAACTTTGGCAGACTTGATGTCTAGTTGGTCCATTGCTTCTGCTAAGTCCCGGGCCATATCCCGGGTACTCATGTTCGCCTCCAGTTTATCCTTACGGCTAAACAGCCAAACCTTATGCTCCCGGCCATAAGACCTAAACACTGTCGCCATTACAATGGCCATCCCCTTGACTGTTCTAAGTCCATCGCCCAGGCCAGGGATAATTACCAAGTCCTCGGTCCCCTTGCCAAATACATTGTAATGCATGTCGCTTCCACCGACTTGAACCTTGCCATTCTTTGCTCTAAACATCCTATCTCCTCCTCAAATATCACTTATAAATTCCGTTACGGATAATATCCAGATGGACCTGCAACCGGGTCAAGTATTCCTGCTGAATCAGTTCTATATCGTTTGCTTCTGACAGTTCCGCCAGAAAGGATTCGTTAAACCCCTTTAGCAACCAAAGCACCGTATCTATGGTGTTTTCTATCCCGTAGCGCAAGTTCTCTGCTGAGATATCCTTTA
Proteins encoded:
- a CDS encoding alpha/beta hydrolase; the encoded protein is MFRAKNGKVQVGGSDMHYNVFGKGTEDLVIIPGLGDGLRTVKGMAIVMATVFRSYGREHKVWLFSRKDKLEANMSTRDMARDLAEAMDQLDIKSAKVMGVSQGGMISQWLAVDFPQKVRKLAIVVSVSRQNETLQRVVNSWIEMAEQKRYGDLAVDTMLKTYSEKGLKKWRPFFWLVKMTGKPQSQERFLIQANSCLTHNAYPELSKIQCPTLVIGGAQDNIVGGEEVQKEMAEAISNSQLHIYPELGHGAYEEAKDFNNRVLEFFKS